Below is a window of Verrucomicrobiota bacterium DNA.
CTGCACTACCGCTGAAAACGCTTGCGGGGACCTTCCAAGAAGTTCTTAATAGGCCCAGGAAATCTGGGGAAAGGAACGCAGTGGTCCAAGTTCGGCAAAGCAGCCTATTCCATCCATCAAGGAACTTCATGAACCAATCCATCTTTCAACGCGCGGCGATGATCGCCGTGGCCGCGACGCTCTCGTTCTCGTCAACCGGCTGCCGCCATTACCATCGGCACATGCCCAGTCCGGTCGAGCGAGCCGCGGCTGAGAAAGCCGGGCTTGACCCGTGGAAGTTCAATTGGAAAGAACTCACGAACCGAACACCTGAAAGCTTCACGGTGACCGATCGGCACGCGGTCATCTTCGCCGCGCAAGTCAGGGACCTGTTGCGCAAAAAGGCCACCGTCTCGCGCATTGCGCGGGAAACGTCTGCGACGGCGCAGGTCCTGGCGGCGGCGGCGGCGGCGACTCTCGGGGCCGTCAGCGGAGGCAGTTCAAGAGCCGTGGTGATTCTGGCCGGGTCCGCCGCCGTCATCCCGAATCTCCAGGAAATCTTTACGGCGAAGGAGCGCGCCGAAGCCTACAACCAGGGGGCCAACCTCGTCGCGGAAGCCGAGTCTCGCTTCCAAACCGCGCGCGCCGGAGAAGTCGATGCCACGCGGCTTTCGCTCGCCGGAGCCAAGTTGATCGAGGTAGTGGTCGCGGCCTTGCGGTTGGTCGAGACGGCAATCATTTCGCAAATTCCCGACATCGCAGACGTTCAGAAAGCGCGCGGCATCCGCCCGCAGACCTTGGCGGTGAGCACGGACGCCATCGAGATCCAGACCGGCGCGACCGGGCAGATCGGCGTGCTGGGTGAGGGCACGGTCAAAATGATGGCGTCGGCGAACACGGAGGTCGCGGTGGCTTCTCGCGTGGCAAATGACACCAGCCTGGTGGCGATCACGGCCAAGGACGCGGGTTTGGCTCGCGTGACGCTTTCCTCGGCTTCGGGCTTGCGGGCGGACGTGCTCGTGGACGTTCCCCTGCAGATCACGCCGGCGCCCAATCATCCCGCCCGGCTCCAAATCTACCAAATGACGAAAAGCGCGACGTTGGCGTTGAGCGTCTCGAACTCAAGCCGCAGCCCGGTGACGTTCGTCAATTTGACGCCGGATTTTCTGCAAACCGAGGTCAAGCCCAACGCTGCTTTGGTCGAAGTGAAATCTCTACTACCGCGGCCGGCTCGAGAAATGCCCGCTCAGCCACCTGGTCATGCTGGCACCCGCCAATCATGGTTCCGCCCTCGCGCAACTGGGCAAGGGCCGCTTGTCCCGCATCAAACATCTTCTCCAGGGCGTCGAACCCGGCGAGCGCGTCTTGGATTGGCTGGAGTTGGGCAGCGACCCGCAATGGGAACTGAACGAAGCGCGGCTCGATTACGATTGCGTGAGCGGCGGGGTTTTCCCGTTCGTGCTCACGGGACAAAAAATAGATCGCGCGCTTTACGACGCGCTCAACTCTTACACGGACGAAATCGGCTCGGACGGCGTCGTCCGCGTGGCCGCCGCGAACCTGAACTACAGTTTCCTCCACCTTGTTCAGGACCAGAAAAATGGGCTCACCGTGAAGAAAACCTACCGCAGCAAGCCGACGGCCTTCGGCGTTTTGCCAGCCCTGGCGCATTCGGGAGACGACCTCGGCATCATTCGCAGCGTGTCTGAGAACGGAGAACGCCCGCGCCGCATCGCCAATCGACTGGGCGTGCCGCTCGAACATCCCACGGCGCGCTGGGTGCTGCGGTGCCTTCAGGTCACCAACCGCGCGGAATACGCCGCCGCCCGGGACGAACTCGCGGCGTTGACGGCGCAAACGCAAGAGGACGAAAGAATCGACCGGCAGCAAACGCTCTTCGGCACGCGCGAATACCGCAACAGCCGCTGCATCCAGGTCGTGTTTCGGCTGATCGACGACCGCGGCCAAACCCTGCCCGACTACGATCTTTACCTCACCGCGGGACCTGAATATAGCGAGCAGGATTTGCCGCCCGGTTTTTTCGTGGACCGCCAGCGCAACCGCCGCAATCCCGGCAAACTGACTTACTATCTGGATCACGACACGATGTTCGCAGGGCTTCAGCAACCGGGTCTCAACGGCCATCTGGGGTTCTGCATCCTGGCTCGGCCGACTTCAGGCCTGGCCTTTTATCGGGAGCTGGACTTCCGCTCGACCCTCACGGAACTGCGGCGGGTGCTTGTTCCCAATGAGACGATGATGGTGGAAATTGAGCTCAAGCGCGTCGTCGATGCCAATGTCTTCCGTATGAGCAATGATCTCCGGCCGACCAAGATTGAGGGCAAGCCCTCGGGCAAAACAGTGGCTTAGTGGTCACGGATGGCGCTGATCATTCTGTTCCTTCGCGAAGAGATTTTTGCCGCTAAACATTTGCCGTTTGCAGACTGAATGGTTGCCAAAAAAGCCATGCCTCAAAAGCGCAAAGCGCGGGAAGAATCGCTACCCCAGGTTTACGTGTCGTGCAGCCCGCGCGATTCGAAAGAAGCCGAGTCCATCGTCTATCGGCTCGAGCGCGAGGGAATCCAAACTTGGTTTGATCGGCGCGACATCGTGGCCGGCGAACGTGTGCGCGATCGGCGACTCGAAGTGCGGGCAGCCAGTAAGATTTGGCTTGTGTTCATCGGGGCGGGTGGGAGCGAGAGAATCCAGGCGCAAGATTATGCGGAAGCTCAGGCGCGGCTGCAGCGGGCGCCGAGCGGCTCCTTTCGGTTGGTCCCGCTGCTTTTGCGCGGCGTGGCCTGGGAAGACGCGCCGACTTTTCTGCGGCCCTTCTCTGGATTCCAGATTCACGAGCTCGAACGCGAATCGGAATGGCGCCGTCTGGTCGAGGGTTTGAAGAAAGCCTTGTCCGGCGTTGCGGACCGGACACCGCGAGTTCAAAGCCGTGCAGCAGGACCTGGAGGCATTCGTGCGCGAAAACGGAAGGCCCGAGATCAAGGCCCGCCCGGTTCCGCGTCCGGCTCAAAAGCTGAAGTGACCCATGTCTTTCCCCGCCGAAGCTCTGCAACGCCTGGCTGGCCTGGTCCTGGAGGGCGACGTGGTCTTCTTCATTGGCGCGGGATTCTCGTTGGACAGCGAAAAGACCTCCGGCTGGCGGCTGGTCACGCGGTTGTTGATTCGATTGCTTTCCCTGTGCCAGCCGCTGGGTGAGGCGGGCGCCCGGATTCGCGAGGATTTGCAGAGTACATTCGACCTTGCGATGCCCAATCCGCCGCCGCCTAACCCACCGCGTTTTCCCTACACCGACGCCCACATCAAGAAATTGGCCGAGCGCTACTACGAAACCAACGATTGGTTTTGCAGCGCGTTTGGCGAGTTGCTGAAACTTGCCGTTCGAGAAACCGGCGAGAAAGACTCGAGATGGTTCGAGGCGGTTTGCGCCGAGGAAAAACGAATTCGTGATTGCACCGGGCGGCGATCGAACAGGAGCGCTGGACGACGTGCCGCTCGATAATGAACTTCTGCCTTATCTGCTGGAATGGGTCCGCGATATTTTGGATGCCGGGCCAGAAGCCGACCGGAGTCTCATTCGCGCCGCGGGCAAAGCGCTGTTCCTCGACACGATGGGTTTTCGGAACCCGCTCATCATGGGTGGCGATCCCTGCGCGGGCACGCTGGAGGAGGTGGCCGCCGCTTACCGGAACAAATTGCTGCCTCGGCACCACATCATTGCTCGGCTGGCGCGGGGGGGCTTTGCACGACGACCGTGACACCCAATTTCGACCTCCTCCTGGAAGGGGCTTATCGGCTGGCCGGATTCCGAGATCGCACGCTGGGGCCGGAGAATCCGCTGCCGCCCACGATGTTCTCCGATTACGTTCGGATCACTTCGCCGGCTGAGTTCTTCTCCGAGGGCAAAGCTCATCGCACGGCGGTGCTCATCAAGATGCACGGTTGCGCTCGCACTTACCGGGATGTGAAACCGAACGGCTCCAACGAACGCGAGTGGAGAGAGGCGTTGCGCGATTATTTGCGTTCCATGGTTTTTACCTACCGCGAAATCCAGAATTGGCGCGAGGATTCCTGGGCGGCGGATTTCCTGCGCACCCTGCTGCGGACGCGCACGGTCGTTTTCGCCGGGTACAGCCTCCAGGACCCGGTGGTGCACGACACGTTCCGGACGGTTTACGAAGAAATGGCGCGCATCCGGAGGTTTGCGTGGTACTACCCTGCGATGCAGGACGCCGGGTGGACGTGCTGGAGCGTGGTGGTCGAACTGGCCTTGCGCCGGATGGTCGCCGCTCTGTGGAAGAACCGGTGTTCTCCGGCCCCGCCGGAAACCGGTCGCACGCTGGGAAGTCTTCGCGCTTCAAAGGCGGCCGAGAATTCCTCGGGCCAGATCGAAAAACTCTGGGCCGCGGCCTGTGATGTCCCAACCGTGCTTTTCCAGAGTCCTTGCCAAACCGGCACGAAGGAAGTTGCGCCGCACGCCGTGCAAATCCAACTCGGGGGCTTCGAGTCCGGCGCCGCCACGCAGAATGCACGGACACCCAGTCCGTTGCTGCATCTGGCACTTGCAGGAAAACGATGCTCCGTGGCGTCCCACGGCCTGGCGCAGACGGCGGAACCAACGCGGCCTCGAAACGGACGAAATCGCGGATGCCTCCGCCGAACCCACTTCGGTCCGGCGCATGGGCGTGTGCATTCGCCGCGCTCCGCCGGCGTATTTGCTTTGGCGTTGGGCCGCGGGGACCGAAAGCGATGAGGACATTTCAGCCGTCGTCCGTTGGCTCGGGGAGGAGATTGCATGAGCACGGCCGAAGCTCCAACAGTCCTGGACAGCCTGCGGCGCATCTTGCGCCATCATTTCGGGCTGAGTGAAGCGTGCGGCGTCGCGTCGCTCTTCCTGCCAGGCGATGTGGCCTCCAGCGATGCCAGGCCGGCCGGCGCTCCACCAAGCCCGCGCCGCTTCTTGCTGCGCACGGAAAGCGCCCCCGTGCATTTGCGCGTCGCCGAACGCCTCGATCTCGTGGCGGACGCCGTGATCTGCGACTCGCTCCTGGGCACGCTGGGTTTGATTCACCTGTTCCGCCCGCCGCAGTTGACCGGCGCGGAAGCGAAGAAGGCCGGCGTTTCAAAAAGCGGCGGTCCGGCGGGAGGCGGCGCGAAGCCCGGTTGTTCAGCTTCTCAATGAGGCCGCGTATCTGCGCCATTTGTTGCTGGAGGATTTGCGTCCGGGCCAGACGCAGCAAGGACGAACGCCCTACATCGTCGAGATCCTCTTCGTTCTCCTGGAGGAAGAATCCGAAGTGGACTCGAACTTGCGCGCCTGGTTGGGTGAGGAATTGCGAAGCCTGACGTGGGACGACGCCGTGCAATCTGCCAAAACGCTGGATCAAGGCCTCGCGGAACTGCTCTCCAAGGCCTCAGTCTTGGGCCAGACCGTGCGAGACGCCCTTCAATTCCTCGAAGCCTACGGAGCCGTGGCTGCTCAGAGCGAATCGGAGAGCGCCGGGGACTTGCCGGATTTGCTCAATGAATGGCTCGGCCTGGTGGCGTTGAACGATCTTTTTGAAAAAGAAGATGCGGTGCTCTCAACGCTGGAGACGGCTGCCGCAGCCGCACCGGGCACGACCCCGGATGCTTTCGCGTGCTTCGGCAAACCGCTCCTGGCGGGAGTCATGACCGCGACGGATGCACGAGGGCGGCAGGTTTCTCTGGAGCGTCTTCGCGGGCAGCGCGACGAAGCCCGGCGCCGCGTCGCTGGTTTCCGCACGGCGGGGGAACGCGTTCGCTCCGGGAACCAACCCTTGCCGCCGCTGGCCCGCTTCCGTCTCGAAGCGCTCGACGCGGCCGCGGAGATTGGAGTCTTCGGACCGGACTTGAAGGACGCCCAGCCCGCGCTCAGCCGGGCGGTGCGCGAGGCTTATCAGCACGGGCAAACTGTAGCCGTCCAAAAAGCCTCTCGGTTGGCGCTGAAAGTTGGCGATCCGGGATGGGGCCATGAACTGGCTGAGCGCGCGCAACGCGTGGGCACGGCGTTGTCCCGTCTCCAAGAAGCCCACGCGGGAGCAGGCGACGGCCAAGACCGCCTGGAGACGACGTTGCTGGCTCTGCGAAGTTTGCAGGGTGCGGCCGCACGCGCGACCGACGCCCGCGCCGAGGCCTACGCCCAGTTTCTCCAGCGTTTGCAGGGATCGCTCGGGGACGCGCTCAACGAATTGGTCGCCCTGCTCACGCCGGCACGGTGGGCCTACGAAGATGTGGTGAACCGCGTGGTGTCCGGCGGCGCGTCGTCGAATTGGAGTTTGACCCACGATGACCAAAGGCGAATGAGAAGGTCGCGATCATTATTGGGCGCCGTTTCATGCTCCAGCATTCCTCATTGAATCTCGATGACCCGGCGCTTCTTGATCGATTCCTCGGCGGCAATCGCCAGGAGCGTGCCGTCCACGCAATCGCGCACGCTCGTCAGGTGCGGTTTCTTTTCCAGGATGGCCTTCAGGAACGCCTCGTGGATCTCGGCGAATCCCAGGTGGCCGCCCCAGCCTTCGCCGCGTTTGGCTTCAACAGAGTGAATGACCGGCTCCTTGTTTAGCGCCTTCCGTTTCCAAACCAAGATTTCCAAACGTGACAGGCGCGTCCGAAGCAAACCGGCGTCGCCGGCCACGCCCATTTCCAGTTCTTCGCCCTGCTGGTCGGGAGCGAACATGCAAAGCTGGAGCGTTCCGCGCACGCCGTTTTCATGCTCGAAGCTGACCGTGGCGTGGTCCAGAACCTGATGTTCGCCCTCGAGGACGCGCTCCACGGCATTGCCGCCGAACGCGCAAACCCGCTTCGGACGTGATTGCGCCCACCAGTTCATCAGATCGAAGTGATGACAGTTCTTGTCCACGAGCGCGCCGCCGGACTGGCGGTCATCCTGAATCCAATCGCGGGACTTCTTCTGAAACGGCCCCCGAAATTCCCGGCACCAGACCAGCCGCGGCTGGCCGATCTCGCCTTCCTCCACGAGCGCTTTGATTTTCTGGAAGTAAGGCGAGTAGCGCAATTCGTGGCCGATCAACACGGTGCGGTCCGTGGCGCCGGCGGCCTGGACCATTTGGCGGCATTCCTCCGGCGTGATGCCGACGGGCTTTTCCAAAAAGAGATGTTTGCCCGCGCGCAGAATCTCCAGCCCCAGCGGCACGTGGGTGAAATTCGGCGTCGAAACGAAGATGGCGTCCAGGCCCGATTCAATGAGGCGCCGTTCCTCGCGAAAAGCCTTGGCGCCGGGGGCCGCCGCAAGCGCGCGCTGGAGATTCGCCTCGCTCGCCGGACAAATCGCGGCGGCCTCCGCCACATCGGCGTGATGTTCCTGGATGGCCTTCAAATGACTGAACCCCATCCCGCCGACGCCAAGGAATCCGATTCGGAGTTTCATGCGATTACGTTTTACGTTTTACGAGCCACCCCAAGCAGTGACCGGCTCCTTCGTAAAACGTAAAACGTGAAACGTAAATCCTCGAATGGGCTGAATTTCCTCAGAGAAGGTGGGGCGAGGCGCGTGCCGAGCCAATGAGGAACTGATTCCACTCTCGACTCGCGCGTGCAAACCTTAAACAATTTGCGCATGTCATTCGTCACGCACCTGGAGTGCGCCCATTGCGGGCAGCGTTACGATGCCGCGCAAGTTCACAATCTCTGCACGGCTTGCCAGCGTCCGCTTTGGGTCCGATACGATCTCGGCGCGCTCCGCAAGGGATTTCCCAAGAAGGCGCTGTTTGGACGGCCGCCCACGATCTGGCGCTATCTGGAGATGCTGCCAGTGCAAGAGCCGAAGAACATTGTTTCGCTGACCGAGACGATTACGCCCATTCTCGAAGCCAAACGCCTGGCTTCGGAGTTCCGGGTGAAACACCTTTACGTCAAAGACGAAAGCCGCCTTCCCA
It encodes the following:
- a CDS encoding phospholipase, yielding MLAPANHGSALAQLGKGRLSRIKHLLQGVEPGERVLDWLELGSDPQWELNEARLDYDCVSGGVFPFVLTGQKIDRALYDALNSYTDEIGSDGVVRVAAANLNYSFLHLVQDQKNGLTVKKTYRSKPTAFGVLPALAHSGDDLGIIRSVSENGERPRRIANRLGVPLEHPTARWVLRCLQVTNRAEYAAARDELAALTAQTQEDERIDRQQTLFGTREYRNSRCIQVVFRLIDDRGQTLPDYDLYLTAGPEYSEQDLPPGFFVDRQRNRRNPGKLTYYLDHDTMFAGLQQPGLNGHLGFCILARPTSGLAFYRELDFRSTLTELRRVLVPNETMMVEIELKRVVDANVFRMSNDLRPTKIEGKPSGKTVA
- a CDS encoding TIR domain-containing protein, which codes for MVAKKAMPQKRKAREESLPQVYVSCSPRDSKEAESIVYRLEREGIQTWFDRRDIVAGERVRDRRLEVRAASKIWLVFIGAGGSERIQAQDYAEAQARLQRAPSGSFRLVPLLLRGVAWEDAPTFLRPFSGFQIHELERESEWRRLVEGLKKALSGVADRTPRVQSRAAGPGGIRARKRKARDQGPPGSASGSKAEVTHVFPRRSSATPGWPGPGGRRGLLHWRGILVGQRKDLRLAAGHAVVDSIAFPVPAAG
- a CDS encoding SIR2 family protein codes for the protein MGPRYFGCRARSRPESHSRRGQSAVPRHDGFSEPAHHGWRSLRGHAGGGGRRLPEQIAASAPHHCSAGAGGLCTTTVTPNFDLLLEGAYRLAGFRDRTLGPENPLPPTMFSDYVRITSPAEFFSEGKAHRTAVLIKMHGCARTYRDVKPNGSNEREWREALRDYLRSMVFTYREIQNWREDSWAADFLRTLLRTRTVVFAGYSLQDPVVHDTFRTVYEEMARIRRFAWYYPAMQDAGWTCWSVVVELALRRMVAALWKNRCSPAPPETGRTLGSLRASKAAENSSGQIEKLWAAACDVPTVLFQSPCQTGTKEVAPHAVQIQLGGFESGAATQNARTPSPLLHLALAGKRCSVASHGLAQTAEPTRPRNGRNRGCLRRTHFGPAHGRVHSPRSAGVFALALGRGDRKR
- a CDS encoding Gfo/Idh/MocA family oxidoreductase — encoded protein: MKLRIGFLGVGGMGFSHLKAIQEHHADVAEAAAICPASEANLQRALAAAPGAKAFREERRLIESGLDAIFVSTPNFTHVPLGLEILRAGKHLFLEKPVGITPEECRQMVQAAGATDRTVLIGHELRYSPYFQKIKALVEEGEIGQPRLVWCREFRGPFQKKSRDWIQDDRQSGGALVDKNCHHFDLMNWWAQSRPKRVCAFGGNAVERVLEGEHQVLDHATVSFEHENGVRGTLQLCMFAPDQQGEELEMGVAGDAGLLRTRLSRLEILVWKRKALNKEPVIHSVEAKRGEGWGGHLGFAEIHEAFLKAILEKKPHLTSVRDCVDGTLLAIAAEESIKKRRVIEIQ